In a single window of the Pocillopora verrucosa isolate sample1 chromosome 4, ASM3666991v2, whole genome shotgun sequence genome:
- the LOC131772973 gene encoding beta-1 adrenergic receptor-like gives MNNSSGSHPSVARDEWSYSFTDAFKFPVLTVYIIIVVVAVIGNIMVCFAILVDKSLRSNPTTILLCSLAFSDLLTVTTVTPLQTEEFFLRGTWFYGKTMCKLWSTVFYIAVPTSILTLLVLSVDRYNHLTDPLNRFRKTRFMTRKKAMMINCLIWFYTVLFASIPYTDWGDFHYESFAYDKRCWFPYISSYTTVTSFLNFLLPLLITCGIYIKIYRIASVRNKNVTTARRCECGKLTFTQETNNYIGNLKAAKTISMFVGVSFFCWVPYSTFTIINFVCIHCRQHIPPETYPFLLMLGYLSSALNPFLFAFRSKSFKFIYSKMLRSIMVLKPKPSPDSRRVSSISQMTLASEIPCSMEEGIILQAVQSRPITLNFQNC, from the coding sequence ATGAATAACTCGTCTGGATCACATCCAAGTGTTGCCCGTGATGAATGGAGTTATTCATTTACAGATGCCTTCAAGTTTCCTGTATTGACCGTTTATATAATCATTGTAGTGGTGGCAGTAATTGGGAACATCATGGTTTGCTTTGCGATCCTAGTGGACAAAAGCCTTCGAAGCAATCCCACAACAATCCTCCTATGCTCTCTGGCGTTCTCTGATCTGCTTACCGTGACTACCGTCACTCCATTACAAACAGAAGAATTTTTCCTACGAGGAACCTGGTTTTACGGTAAAACTATGTGCAAGCTATGGAGTACTGTTTTTTACATCGCTGTACCCACCTCAATTCTGACCCTTCTTGTTCTCAGCGTCGACCGTTACAACCACCTAACTGACCCGTTAAATCGGTTTCGTAAAACAAGGTTTATGACACGGAAAAAGGCCATGATGATCAACTGTTTGATATGGTTTTACACCGTTCTGTTTGCTTCAATTCCTTACACTGACTGGGGAGATTTCCACTATGAATCTTTCGCCTATGACAAAAGATGTTGGTTCCCATACATTAGCAGTTATACAACAGTAACAAGTTTCCTCAACTTTTTGTTGCCTCTGCTTATAACTTGCGGAATTTACATCAAGATTTATCGCATTGCGAGTGTGCGAAATAAAAACGTAACTACCGCCCGCAGATGTGAGTGCGGCAAATTAACTTTCACTCAAGAGACGAACAATTATATAGGAAACCTTAAAGCAGCAAAGACTATATCTATGTTTGTAGGGGTGTCATTTTTCTGTTGGGTCCCTTACTCCACATTTACCATAATCAATTTCGTATGTATACACTGTCGGCAACACATACCACCGGAAACCTACCCATTCCTGCTAATGTTGGGTTACCTGAGCTCTGCGTTGAACCCTTTCCTTTTCGCGTTTCGAAGCAAAAGCTTCAAATTTATATACTCCAAGATGCTGCGTTCAATTATGGTACTCAAACCAAAACCCAGTCCTGACTCTCGGCGAGTCTCTTCCATATCGCAGATGACTCTCGCTTCTGAGATTCCATGTTCAATGGAGGAAGGTATTATACTTCAAGCAGTGCAATCACGTCCAATAACACTTAACTTCCAGAACTGCTGA
- the LOC131772974 gene encoding histamine H2 receptor, whose protein sequence is MNNSSDHNSSGLQIQEPFFGFSPLFIYPIASLYIVIVVVAIIGNLMVSYAILANRNLRNNPTNLLLLSLAISDLLTVTLAVPFDIELLFLNGKWKHGKTMCITFLTVYLITVPTSIFTLLAISVDRYKTLKDPLGRFRRSQFITQRRSLIVIAVVWSYCIVWALLPIMGWRDRSVEPIYKGTCSVPYTIVYNLLTSIMNFIFPLLLTCVFYILIYLIARKHHNVNKRGGLPSTFKPTKEDNKMYSRNMKAAKTTSMFVVVMFLCWQPFTYFSIIANLIGDTWDPYPFELYLVLLMLGYLNSALNPFLFAFRNKRFQSVYRKLLRSTTLGKFNSLGTVRRRSTFSQSTSNSQIPEEESREVRLQSIKLKK, encoded by the coding sequence ATGAACAACTCTTCTGATCACAACTCCAGCGGTCTTCAAATTCAAGAACCTTTCTTCGGTTTCTCCCCGCTCTTCATTTACCCAATCGCTTCTCTGTATATTGTCATCGTGGTAGTAGCCATCATTGGCAACCTGATGGTCTCTTACGCTATCCTTGCCAACAGAAATCTCCGTAATAACCCAACAAACCTCCTTCTCCTGTCTTTGGCAATCTCGGATCTTCTCACCGTAACTCTTGCCGTGCCATTTGACATTGAATTACTTTTTCTGAACGGAAAGTGGAAACATGGCAAAACGATGTGTATTACCTTTCTGACGGTTTACCTCATCACTGTACCGACATCGATCTTTACCCTTCTGGCAATTAGCGTGGATCGTTATAAGACCCTTAAGGATCCACTCGGTCGATTTCGACGCTCGCAATTTATCACTCAACGAAGATCTTTGATTGTTATCGCTGTTGTTTGGTCTTACTGCATTGTGTGGGCACTCCTTCCGATCATGGGATGGCGAGATAGAAGTGTCGAGCCAATTTACAAAGGTACCTGTTCGGTACCTTATACCATTGTCTACAACCTTCTCACTTCTATCATGAATTTCATCTTTCCGCTCCTTCTCACATGTGTGTTTTACATCCTCATTTACCTCATCGCTCGCAAGCACCACAACGTTAACAAAAGAGGGGGCTTGCCGTCAACCTTTAAGCCCACTAAAGAAGATAACAAGATGTACTCAAGGAACATGAAAGCAGCCAAAACGACATCCATGTTTGTAGTTGTCATGTTTCTCTGCTGGCAGCCTTTCACCTACTTCAGCATTATCGCTAACCTAATCGGTGATACATGGGACCCATATCCCTTTGAACTCTACTTGGTTCTTCTTATGTTAGGATACCTTAACTCGGCGCTCAACCCCTTTCTGTTTGCCTTCCGTAACAAGAGATTTCAATCTGTATATCGGAAGCTACTTAGGTCGACCACACTGGGTAAATTTAATTCACTGGGTACAGTACGTCGACGTTCCACTTTTTCACAAAGCACCAGCAATTCCCAGATTCCAGAGGAGGAGAGCAGAGAAGTACGTCTCCAATCGATAAAATTGAAGAAGTGA
- the LOC131772970 gene encoding D(1A) dopamine receptor-like, whose product MNNSLAQHKLNSSDEEIQTFDFMPGFVYPVATCHIIILTVAAVGNLLVCYAILANRNLRTNPTNLFIFSLALSDLLTVTLVLPFDIEGICLQWVWNHGEIMCRAWITMYLITVPTSILTLLAVSVDRYKSLSDPLNRFRRCRFMTRKRAFFICFIIWLYSFLCALLPVMGWRTADYFVHDKVCYFPFTRVYFILTSVLNFILPLLVTCGIYIKIYMIASTHHKNVEGDDSRKFRSTEEKKVYSRNVRAAKTISIFVGAFFCCWVPFSSVSIIAFICGESCTGSIPYEARIVLLMFGYLNSALNPFLFAFRNRRFKATYSLMVRSLKARSKPERKISRSTLTQSTIGSEVLDSQDMNVRLQSVRPKREY is encoded by the coding sequence ATGAACAACTCGCTCGCACAGCACAAACTCAACTCAAGCGACGAGGAAATTCAAACTTTTGATTTCATGCCAGGATTCGTGTATCCAGTCGCGACGTGTCATATAATTATATTAACAGTAGCTGCAGTGGGAAATCTTCTAGTTTGTTACGCTATACTCGCCAACAGAAACTTGCGCACCAATCCAACGAACCTCTTTATTTTCTCCCTGGCGTTGTCGGATCTCCTGACAGTCACACTGGTTTTGCCATTTGATATAGAAGGGATCTGTCTTCAGTGGGTTTGGAATCATGGAGAAATTATGTGCAGAGCATGGATAACGATGTACCTAATAACCGTACCAACCTCGATTTTGACCCTATTGGCCGTCAGCGTGGATCGATACAAAAGCCTCAGTGATCCTCTAAATCGTTTTAGACGTTGCAGATTCATGACTCGGAAAAGAGCTTTCTTTATCTGCTTTATAATCTGGCTGTACAGTTTTTTGTGCGCTTTGCTTCCTGTCATGGGTTGGCGGACAGCTGACTATTTTGTCCACGACAAAGTTTGTTATTTCCCTTTCACCCGGGTTTATTTCATTCTGACTTCTGTTCTGAATTTCATTTTGCCACTATTGGTAACATGCGGAATCTATATTAAGATTTATATGATCGCTTCCACTCATCACAAGAACGTTGAAGGAGATGACAGCCGAAAATTTCGTTCCACCGAAGAGAAAAAGGTGTATTCCAGAAATGTAAGAGCAGCTAAGACAATATCTATTTTTGTGGGGGCTTTTTTCTGTTGCTGGGTGCCATTTTCATCGGTCAGTATTATCGCGTTCATTTGCGGCGAGTCATGTACGGGCAGTATCCCCTATGAAGCTCGCATCGTTTTGTTAATGTTTGGGTACCTAAACTCGGCGCTCAATCCGTTTCTTTTTGCATTCCGTAACCGCAGATTTAAGGCCACCTACTCGCTGATGGTGAGATCACTAAAAGCTCGTTCTAAGCCCGAAAGAAAAATTAGCCGCTCGACACTGACGCAAAGCACGATCGGCTCCGAAGTTCTAGATTCGCAAGATATGAATGTTCGTCTCCAATCGGTGAGGCCGAAGCGGGAGTATTGA